In the genome of Nitrospira japonica, one region contains:
- a CDS encoding fumarylacetoacetate hydrolase family protein produces the protein MKLVSFRVSTPVGTFTRVGAMHGRSLVDLNMAYTRWLADHGEAQPHRLANAQVPSSMLAFLEGGTSTMSAARQAMGYAVTLDPSATGPSGETIVYATAGVQIAAPLVDPPSLRDFIAFEDHIAATSKRRGQPIPPEWYKAPVYYKGNHRTIIGPDEDLAWPLNTTMLDYELELACVIGRKGQDIAERDAQHYIAGYTIMNDFSARDVQFQEMACRLGPAKGKDFATALGPCLMTSDEAADLGGLSMVARVNGEEWSRGRFGTIHWSFPQMIAHVSRGETIYPGDIFGSGTVGGGCGLELDRYLKPGDVVELEIQPIGVLRTRIVGATS, from the coding sequence ATGAAGCTTGTCAGTTTCCGAGTCTCAACTCCTGTCGGCACATTCACGCGAGTGGGGGCAATGCACGGCCGCAGCCTGGTCGATCTGAACATGGCCTATACGCGCTGGTTGGCCGATCACGGAGAAGCGCAGCCGCATCGGCTGGCCAATGCCCAAGTCCCCTCGAGCATGCTGGCGTTTCTGGAAGGGGGGACATCGACGATGTCCGCTGCGCGGCAGGCGATGGGTTACGCCGTGACGCTCGACCCTTCAGCCACGGGTCCGTCCGGCGAGACGATCGTGTATGCGACAGCGGGCGTTCAGATCGCCGCTCCCCTGGTCGACCCGCCGTCCCTTCGCGACTTTATCGCCTTCGAAGATCACATTGCGGCGACATCCAAGAGGCGTGGGCAGCCGATTCCTCCCGAATGGTACAAAGCACCAGTCTATTATAAGGGGAACCACCGGACCATTATCGGACCGGACGAGGACCTGGCTTGGCCGTTGAACACGACAATGTTGGACTATGAGTTGGAACTGGCCTGCGTCATCGGACGCAAGGGCCAAGACATCGCCGAACGGGACGCACAACACTATATCGCCGGTTATACGATCATGAATGATTTCAGCGCCCGCGACGTTCAGTTCCAAGAGATGGCCTGCCGGTTGGGCCCTGCCAAAGGTAAGGATTTTGCGACGGCACTTGGCCCCTGCCTCATGACCTCCGACGAGGCCGCGGATCTCGGCGGACTCAGCATGGTCGCACGGGTCAACGGAGAGGAATGGTCGCGAGGGCGGTTCGGGACGATTCACTGGTCTTTCCCGCAAATGATCGCGCACGTATCCCGCGGGGAAACAATCTATCCGGGAGACATCTTCGGCTCTGGAACCGTGGGAGGAGGATGCGGGCTCGAACTGGACCGTTACTTGAAGCCGGGAGACGTGGTGGAACTGGAGATTCAACCCATCGGGGTCCTGCGAACCCGCATCGTAGGCGCAACGTCCTGA
- a CDS encoding thiolase family protein — translation MSTSQRAVIVSAVRTPIGSFNGALSPVPATRLGSIAIAEALKRIDMPPDRVDDVYMGCVLGAGLGQAPARQASIGAGIPHSVGATTVNKVCGSSLQTVIMAARSVALGEARIVVAGGMESMTRAPYLLEKARQGYRLGHAELVDSLVKDGLWDVYNNFHMGQAGELCAAKYQLTRRELDDFALESYRRAKEAIATGSFRREIVPVETPQRKGAPAIVTDDEEPNRGDLGKLRDLKPVFQEDGVLTVGNSPSCNDGAAAVVVMAEAEAARLGLTPMARIVGYAGAALAPEWFTIAPVEAIARALKTTGLSIGDIDLFEINEAFSVVSLAVNRELGLDFKKVNVNGGAVALGHPIGATGARILTTLLYAMEVRGARRGIAGLCIGGGEALAMVVER, via the coding sequence GTGAGCACATCGCAGCGGGCGGTCATCGTCAGCGCGGTCCGAACGCCGATCGGCAGCTTCAACGGAGCATTGAGCCCGGTACCCGCCACCAGGCTGGGAAGTATCGCCATCGCCGAAGCATTGAAGCGCATCGACATGCCTCCCGACCGCGTGGACGACGTGTACATGGGCTGCGTCCTCGGGGCCGGACTCGGGCAGGCGCCGGCCAGACAGGCCTCGATCGGAGCCGGCATCCCTCACTCGGTCGGCGCTACGACTGTGAACAAGGTCTGCGGGTCAAGCCTCCAGACCGTGATCATGGCGGCCAGATCCGTCGCGCTCGGTGAGGCGCGGATCGTCGTGGCCGGCGGCATGGAGAGCATGACCAGAGCGCCCTATTTGCTGGAGAAAGCTAGACAAGGATATCGACTGGGACATGCGGAGCTGGTGGACAGTCTGGTCAAGGACGGCCTCTGGGACGTCTACAACAATTTTCACATGGGACAGGCCGGCGAGTTGTGCGCCGCCAAGTACCAACTCACGCGCCGGGAACTCGACGACTTTGCCTTGGAAAGCTACCGCCGGGCGAAGGAGGCGATCGCGACCGGTTCTTTCAGGCGGGAAATCGTGCCGGTCGAGACGCCCCAACGGAAAGGGGCGCCCGCGATCGTCACGGACGATGAAGAGCCGAATCGGGGTGATCTAGGCAAGCTGCGCGACCTCAAGCCGGTGTTCCAGGAAGATGGCGTCCTGACCGTGGGCAATTCGCCGTCTTGCAACGATGGTGCGGCAGCCGTTGTCGTTATGGCCGAAGCGGAAGCCGCGCGGCTCGGCCTCACTCCCATGGCGCGCATCGTCGGATACGCCGGAGCGGCCTTGGCGCCCGAATGGTTTACGATCGCGCCGGTCGAAGCGATTGCACGAGCGCTCAAGACGACCGGCCTGTCCATCGGCGACATCGACTTGTTCGAGATCAACGAAGCGTTCTCGGTCGTCTCGCTCGCTGTTAACCGCGAATTGGGACTCGATTTCAAGAAGGTCAACGTCAACGGCGGAGCGGTCGCGTTGGGCCATCCCATCGGAGCGACCGGCGCGAGAATTCTGACCACACTCCTGTATGCGATGGAAGTCCGCGGCGCCAGGCGGGGAATCGCCGGGCTTTGCATCGGCGGGGGAGAGGCGCTGGCGATGGTGGTGGAGCGCTGA
- a CDS encoding dihydrolipoamide acetyltransferase family protein, with protein MATDIIMPQLGESVAEGTVVKWFIRPGGMIQKDQALVEVETEKVDLDIPSPVTGVLSEIIIPEGGTVPVGTLLARIESTPPSDVINRVGGVIVRPSQPVSDGDGRYSPAVRQLATAHGLDLSHVKGTGTGGRVTKKDVQEFIAETGGLAASPPAGTELSMGEEVRPLTQMRRTIAERMVSSRRTSAHVTTFFEADFSGVAKFRDTLRQSSGQSVTYLPFVIRAVTRAIRDLPVLNSSWREDGIVIKKDIHLGIATALDEGLLVPVVRHADRKGLTLLAKEVADLAERARTKKLNPEEVQGGTFTITNHGGFGSLFSTPIIHQPQTAILGVGAIQKRPMVIDDAIAIRTMGYLSLSFDHRVIDGATADQFMAKVRDYLEQSQWEPIL; from the coding sequence ATGGCCACCGACATCATCATGCCTCAACTCGGAGAAAGCGTCGCCGAAGGAACCGTCGTGAAGTGGTTCATACGCCCCGGTGGGATGATTCAGAAGGACCAAGCCCTCGTGGAAGTGGAAACGGAAAAAGTGGACCTCGATATCCCCTCACCCGTCACAGGCGTGCTGAGCGAGATCATCATCCCCGAGGGCGGCACCGTCCCTGTGGGAACGTTGCTGGCGCGGATTGAAAGCACTCCCCCTTCCGACGTAATCAACCGTGTCGGCGGCGTGATCGTCCGACCGTCGCAACCGGTGTCCGATGGCGATGGCCGCTATTCTCCCGCCGTCCGACAACTGGCCACAGCGCATGGACTGGATCTGTCGCACGTGAAGGGAACCGGAACCGGCGGCCGGGTGACCAAGAAAGATGTGCAGGAGTTCATCGCGGAGACCGGAGGTCTAGCCGCATCACCGCCGGCCGGCACCGAATTGTCGATGGGAGAAGAAGTTCGGCCCCTGACGCAGATGCGGAGAACCATCGCCGAACGGATGGTCAGCAGCAGGCGGACGTCGGCGCATGTCACTACGTTCTTCGAAGCCGACTTCTCGGGCGTCGCCAAATTCCGGGACACTCTCCGGCAAAGCTCAGGACAGAGCGTGACCTACCTGCCGTTCGTGATCCGCGCCGTGACTCGCGCAATTCGAGATCTGCCGGTACTGAACTCCTCTTGGAGGGAGGACGGCATCGTCATCAAGAAGGATATTCACCTCGGCATCGCGACGGCCCTGGACGAGGGACTGTTGGTTCCGGTGGTGCGCCACGCGGATCGTAAGGGGCTCACACTATTGGCCAAAGAAGTGGCGGACTTGGCCGAGCGAGCCAGAACCAAGAAGCTGAACCCGGAGGAAGTCCAAGGGGGCACCTTTACGATCACAAACCATGGCGGGTTCGGCAGCTTGTTCAGCACCCCGATCATTCATCAACCCCAGACTGCCATCTTGGGGGTCGGCGCAATCCAAAAGCGACCCATGGTCATCGACGACGCCATCGCGATTCGGACGATGGGATACCTGAGCCTGTCGTTCGATCACCGAGTCATCGACGGGGCAACGGCGGATCAGTTCATGGCGAAGGTCAGGGACTATCTCGAACAGAGTCAATGGGAGCCCATCTTGTGA
- a CDS encoding alpha-ketoacid dehydrogenase subunit beta, giving the protein MTTVAASADVSYLEAISQALDEEMARDGRVFLMGEDIGAYGGAFKITEGLLQKYGEWRVLDTPLAESGFVGAAIGAAMMGLRPVVEMQFADFISCAFDQITEVAAKNHYRWGAAVPMVIRAPFGGGVHGGPFHSECPEGWFFHSPGLKLVAPSTPYDAKGLLKAAIRDPNPVIYFEHKFLYRRIKSPLPREDYIVPIGKADRKRTGNDISVITYGAMVHLALEAAQVLAPEGIDVEVIDLRTLIPLDKDMVYESVRKTGKAILLHEDNKTGGIGAEIAALLAEECFDCLDGPIVRIAPPDTPVPFSTPLEEFFLPKTAEIVEAARTLAAY; this is encoded by the coding sequence ATGACGACCGTTGCGGCATCGGCCGACGTCTCATACTTAGAAGCAATCTCGCAGGCTCTGGATGAAGAAATGGCCCGCGACGGCCGGGTGTTCCTCATGGGCGAAGACATTGGCGCCTACGGCGGGGCTTTCAAGATCACGGAAGGGTTGCTCCAGAAGTACGGCGAGTGGCGGGTTCTGGACACGCCGCTGGCCGAGTCCGGATTCGTGGGAGCGGCCATCGGTGCCGCGATGATGGGTCTGCGGCCGGTCGTCGAGATGCAGTTCGCCGACTTTATTTCTTGCGCATTCGATCAGATCACCGAAGTCGCGGCCAAGAATCATTACCGGTGGGGGGCCGCGGTGCCGATGGTCATTCGTGCCCCGTTCGGCGGCGGTGTGCACGGAGGTCCCTTTCATTCCGAATGTCCGGAAGGCTGGTTCTTCCACTCGCCGGGGCTCAAACTCGTCGCGCCTTCCACTCCCTACGACGCGAAAGGTCTGCTCAAGGCCGCCATCCGGGATCCCAATCCGGTTATTTACTTCGAGCACAAGTTTCTCTACCGGCGCATCAAGTCTCCGCTCCCGCGCGAGGATTACATCGTCCCAATCGGGAAAGCCGATCGAAAGCGAACCGGCAACGATATCTCCGTCATCACCTACGGAGCGATGGTCCACTTGGCGCTCGAAGCGGCGCAGGTCCTGGCTCCGGAAGGGATCGATGTGGAGGTGATCGACCTGCGCACGTTGATCCCGCTCGACAAGGACATGGTCTACGAATCGGTGCGCAAGACCGGCAAAGCCATCCTGCTGCACGAGGATAACAAGACGGGCGGAATCGGAGCCGAAATCGCGGCGCTCCTGGCCGAGGAATGCTTCGATTGTTTGGACGGGCCGATCGTCCGCATCGCTCCGCCGGATACACCCGTGCCGTTCAGCACGCCCTTGGAAGAGTTTTTTCTTCCGAAGACCGCTGAAATCGTCGAGGCGGCGAGAACGTTGGCGGCGTACTAG
- a CDS encoding thiamine pyrophosphate-dependent dehydrogenase E1 component subunit alpha has protein sequence MDLEMVRQHIKRADLLQMYYYLRLTRSLEDRITALYRQGHIAGGCYTSHGMEAIAVGYASAIERDDVIAPFHRDMGAFLIRGITPGEVLAQYLGKRTGPTKGKDGNVHMGDLKRGVIGFVSHLADNLPVAAGAALAFKIRGERRVVVAGTGDGGTSRGDFHEAMNFAAVRKLPVVFFCNNNQYAYSTPQNIQMAIQDVADRAKAYGMPGEIVDGNDVSAVYLASKRGVAKARAGDGPTFLEFKTMRMHGHSEHDSAKYVPRELLEEWKKKDPILKAEHLLARLGYGDEGYFQEISERTKKEVDTGLEFAEHSPLPEGREVLEGVFATEEEVES, from the coding sequence ATGGACCTCGAGATGGTACGCCAACACATCAAGCGGGCCGATCTCCTCCAGATGTACTACTATCTCCGACTCACCCGATCCCTGGAAGACCGAATTACCGCACTCTACCGGCAAGGGCACATCGCCGGAGGCTGTTATACCAGCCACGGCATGGAGGCCATCGCGGTTGGTTATGCGTCCGCCATCGAACGAGACGACGTCATCGCCCCGTTCCACCGGGACATGGGAGCCTTCCTCATCCGCGGAATCACGCCGGGCGAGGTCCTTGCCCAATATCTCGGCAAGCGGACCGGACCGACCAAAGGGAAAGACGGCAACGTCCACATGGGAGATCTCAAGCGGGGCGTGATCGGCTTTGTCAGCCATCTGGCCGACAATCTTCCGGTTGCGGCCGGCGCGGCGCTGGCTTTCAAGATTCGCGGCGAACGCCGCGTGGTCGTCGCCGGCACCGGCGACGGCGGCACCAGCCGCGGTGACTTCCACGAGGCGATGAACTTCGCGGCGGTCCGCAAACTGCCTGTCGTCTTCTTCTGCAACAACAACCAATATGCGTATTCAACGCCGCAAAACATTCAAATGGCGATCCAGGACGTGGCCGACCGGGCCAAGGCCTACGGGATGCCCGGCGAGATCGTGGACGGGAACGACGTATCCGCGGTGTATTTGGCATCGAAACGCGGCGTGGCGAAAGCCCGTGCGGGCGACGGGCCGACGTTCCTGGAGTTCAAGACCATGCGCATGCACGGCCATTCCGAGCACGACTCAGCCAAGTATGTCCCGCGTGAGCTGTTGGAGGAATGGAAGAAGAAAGACCCGATCCTGAAAGCCGAGCATCTGCTCGCGCGACTGGGCTATGGCGACGAAGGATATTTTCAGGAGATCAGCGAACGGACGAAGAAAGAAGTCGACACGGGCCTGGAGTTTGCCGAGCACAGTCCGCTGCCGGAGGGACGGGAAGTCTTGGAAGGAGTGTTCGCCACCGAAGAAGAGGTGGAGTCATGA
- a CDS encoding type I phosphoribosyltransferase, with amino-acid sequence MSVLTDERALAELVERHRRLYGGPAIDPKLKAIIREGSHTRLTTWDVLHVLQTSQSVFFDTHVEVVSGHHTATYLRFDSIARSPQLIGLLSGDMADWIQQEFERDPIAGIVATSSAAEQLAKGIAEVLRSTMPLRVALTPYSHETGRIGTDIKAGAIKRGERFLALNDVTTRGNCVSKLGTVVTGNGGLLAGMMVFARRDSGQFPLMHELTAQHPFYCATDLDMPQWEPGQCPLCRQHMPLLSWKDIPEL; translated from the coding sequence ATGAGCGTGCTGACGGATGAACGAGCCCTCGCGGAATTAGTTGAACGGCACCGTCGACTCTATGGCGGGCCGGCCATTGATCCCAAGCTGAAGGCGATCATCCGCGAGGGATCGCATACCAGACTGACCACGTGGGACGTCCTTCACGTCTTGCAGACCTCACAGTCAGTCTTTTTCGATACCCACGTCGAAGTCGTCTCAGGCCATCATACGGCCACCTATCTCCGGTTCGATTCCATTGCCCGTTCTCCGCAGCTGATCGGACTGTTGTCCGGGGATATGGCCGATTGGATCCAGCAAGAGTTCGAGCGCGATCCGATCGCAGGCATCGTGGCCACCTCGTCGGCGGCCGAACAACTCGCCAAAGGGATCGCGGAGGTCCTGCGCAGCACGATGCCGCTGCGCGTGGCGCTGACGCCCTACAGCCACGAAACGGGACGGATCGGGACGGACATCAAGGCCGGCGCGATCAAACGAGGCGAACGATTTCTCGCGCTCAATGATGTCACCACCCGCGGCAACTGCGTGAGCAAACTCGGTACGGTCGTCACCGGCAACGGAGGCCTGCTGGCGGGAATGATGGTCTTTGCGCGGAGGGACAGCGGGCAGTTTCCTTTGATGCACGAATTGACCGCGCAGCATCCCTTCTATTGCGCAACCGATCTCGACATGCCGCAGTGGGAACCGGGGCAATGCCCCCTATGCCGGCAACACATGCCCCTATTGTCCTGGAAGGATATCCCGGAACTCTGA
- a CDS encoding 3-hydroxyacyl-CoA dehydrogenase family protein, with product MTLEDIKTIGIVGAGQMGRGIAQVCATAGYRVLLVDVTEASLTEALAKIRAGLERASERGSLTSYRAGEALALIRPTVELDRLHAVQLVIEAIPEDLALKERLFAELNRICRPRAILASNTSSISITKLGTAAGRPADVVGLHFMNPAPVMHLLEVVRGLETSETTLNLALGLAKRLGKTPVLAKDVPGFIVNRILIPMINEAIFALENGVASAEDIDLAMVTGANHPVGPLALADRIGLDTVLSICDVLHRGLGDAKFRPCPLLRRYVEAGWLGRKTGRGFFLYEASGERREALSGRT from the coding sequence ATGACCTTGGAGGACATCAAGACGATCGGCATCGTCGGCGCCGGCCAGATGGGCCGCGGCATTGCCCAGGTTTGTGCAACGGCCGGCTATCGCGTCCTGTTGGTGGACGTCACCGAAGCGTCGCTGACGGAGGCCCTCGCCAAGATCCGCGCTGGTTTGGAACGGGCCTCGGAACGAGGGAGCCTCACCAGCTACCGAGCCGGAGAAGCCCTGGCGCTTATCCGTCCGACGGTTGAGCTCGACCGGCTTCACGCGGTCCAGCTGGTCATCGAGGCAATTCCCGAAGACCTCGCCCTCAAAGAGCGGCTCTTCGCCGAATTGAACCGGATATGCCGGCCCCGCGCCATCCTCGCCAGCAACACCTCGTCGATTTCCATTACCAAGCTGGGGACGGCCGCGGGCCGGCCGGCTGACGTGGTGGGCCTGCATTTCATGAATCCCGCGCCCGTCATGCACCTGCTCGAAGTCGTCCGTGGCCTCGAAACATCGGAGACCACGCTGAACCTGGCTCTCGGACTGGCGAAGCGGCTTGGGAAAACTCCAGTCCTGGCCAAGGACGTGCCAGGGTTCATCGTGAATCGCATCCTCATTCCGATGATCAATGAAGCGATCTTTGCGCTGGAGAACGGCGTCGCATCGGCCGAAGACATCGATCTCGCCATGGTGACCGGCGCCAACCATCCGGTTGGACCTTTAGCGCTTGCGGATCGCATAGGCCTGGATACCGTCTTGTCCATTTGTGACGTGCTCCACCGAGGTTTGGGAGACGCAAAATTCCGTCCCTGTCCCCTGCTCCGCCGATACGTCGAAGCAGGATGGTTGGGACGTAAGACTGGTCGTGGATTCTTCCTCTACGAGGCGAGCGGAGAAAGACGGGAGGCGCTGAGCGGCAGGACCTGA